One window from the genome of Prinia subflava isolate CZ2003 ecotype Zambia chromosome 2, Cam_Psub_1.2, whole genome shotgun sequence encodes:
- the FNDC4 gene encoding fibronectin type III domain-containing protein 4 isoform X1: MARVSAMISPVLVLFGCDLCLVRANRPPSPVNVTVTQLKANSATVSWDVPEGDVVIGYAILQQRQDGQMQRFIREVNTTNRACVLWDLAEDADYIIQVQSIGLYGESQASKRVHFRTLKETDRLPSNSSNQGDITMEGLDKDRQLQTGEIIIIVAVLLMWAAVIALFCRQYDIIKDNDSNNNKEKTKPSSEHSTPERPSGGLLRSKRMSGAETSCLDFKSLVPFLQIFQLADYSLQKRFLILDPYSKLTLLC; the protein is encoded by the exons ATGGCCCGAGTCTCGGCGATGATCAGCCCGGTGCTGGTGCTCTTCGGCTGCGACCTGTGTCTCGTACGAGCCA ACAGGCCACCGTCCCCTGTCAACGTGACTGTGACGCAGCTGAAGGCAAACTCTGCCACCGTGTCCTGGGACGTACCAGAAGGAGACGTGGTCATTGGCTACGCCATCCTACAGCAG AGGCAGGACGGGCAGATGCAGCGCTTCATCCGGGAGGTGAACACCACCAACCGtgcctgtgtgctgtgggaCCTGGCAGAGGATGCTGACTACATCATCCAGGTGCAGAGCATTGGCCTGTACGGGGAGAGCCAGGCTAGCAAGCGCGTGCACTTCCGCACCCTGAAGGAGACTGACCGCCTGCCCTCCAACAGCTCCAACCAAG GTGACATCACCATGGAAGGGCTGGACAAAGACCGGCAGCTGCAGACAGGAGAGATTATCATCattgtggctgtgctgctcatgTGGGCAG CGGTGATCGCCCTGTTCTGCAGACAATATGACATCATCAAGGATAATGACTCCAACAACAACAAGGAGAAGACAAAGCCGTCCTCAGAGCACAGCACGCCAGAGCGACCAAGCGGAGGGCTGCTGCGGAGCAAG CGGATGTCAGGAGCAGAAACTTCCTGTTTGGACTTCAAGTCCCTCGTTCCCTTCCTCCAGATTTTTCAGCTTGCTGATTACTCCTTGCAAAAGAGATTCCTCATCTTGGATCCCTACTCCAAActgaccctgctctgctga
- the FNDC4 gene encoding fibronectin type III domain-containing protein 4 isoform X3, which yields MARVSAMISPVLVLFGCDLCLVRANRPPSPVNVTVTQLKANSATVSWDVPEGDVVIGYAILQQRQDGQMQRFIREVNTTNRACVLWDLAEDADYIIQVQSIGLYGESQASKRVHFRTLKETDRLPSNSSNQGDITMEGLDKDRQLQTGEIIIIVAVLLMWAAVIALFCRQYDIIKDNDSNNNKEKTKPSSEHSTPERPSGGLLRSKKSPSVNIIEV from the exons ATGGCCCGAGTCTCGGCGATGATCAGCCCGGTGCTGGTGCTCTTCGGCTGCGACCTGTGTCTCGTACGAGCCA ACAGGCCACCGTCCCCTGTCAACGTGACTGTGACGCAGCTGAAGGCAAACTCTGCCACCGTGTCCTGGGACGTACCAGAAGGAGACGTGGTCATTGGCTACGCCATCCTACAGCAG AGGCAGGACGGGCAGATGCAGCGCTTCATCCGGGAGGTGAACACCACCAACCGtgcctgtgtgctgtgggaCCTGGCAGAGGATGCTGACTACATCATCCAGGTGCAGAGCATTGGCCTGTACGGGGAGAGCCAGGCTAGCAAGCGCGTGCACTTCCGCACCCTGAAGGAGACTGACCGCCTGCCCTCCAACAGCTCCAACCAAG GTGACATCACCATGGAAGGGCTGGACAAAGACCGGCAGCTGCAGACAGGAGAGATTATCATCattgtggctgtgctgctcatgTGGGCAG CGGTGATCGCCCTGTTCTGCAGACAATATGACATCATCAAGGATAATGACTCCAACAACAACAAGGAGAAGACAAAGCCGTCCTCAGAGCACAGCACGCCAGAGCGACCAAGCGGAGGGCTGCTGCGGAGCAAG AAATCTCCCTCAGTCAACATCATCGAGGTGTAA
- the FNDC4 gene encoding fibronectin type III domain-containing protein 4 isoform X2 has product MARVSAMISPVLVLFGCDLCLVRANRPPSPVNVTVTQLKANSATVSWDVPEGDVVIGYAILQQRQDGQMQRFIREVNTTNRACVLWDLAEDADYIIQVQSIGLYGESQASKRVHFRTLKETDRLPSNSSNQGDITMEGLDKDRQLQTGEIIIIVAVLLMWAAVIALFCRQYDIIKDNDSNNNKEKTKPSSEHSTPERPSGGLLRSKKKSPSVNIIEV; this is encoded by the exons ATGGCCCGAGTCTCGGCGATGATCAGCCCGGTGCTGGTGCTCTTCGGCTGCGACCTGTGTCTCGTACGAGCCA ACAGGCCACCGTCCCCTGTCAACGTGACTGTGACGCAGCTGAAGGCAAACTCTGCCACCGTGTCCTGGGACGTACCAGAAGGAGACGTGGTCATTGGCTACGCCATCCTACAGCAG AGGCAGGACGGGCAGATGCAGCGCTTCATCCGGGAGGTGAACACCACCAACCGtgcctgtgtgctgtgggaCCTGGCAGAGGATGCTGACTACATCATCCAGGTGCAGAGCATTGGCCTGTACGGGGAGAGCCAGGCTAGCAAGCGCGTGCACTTCCGCACCCTGAAGGAGACTGACCGCCTGCCCTCCAACAGCTCCAACCAAG GTGACATCACCATGGAAGGGCTGGACAAAGACCGGCAGCTGCAGACAGGAGAGATTATCATCattgtggctgtgctgctcatgTGGGCAG CGGTGATCGCCCTGTTCTGCAGACAATATGACATCATCAAGGATAATGACTCCAACAACAACAAGGAGAAGACAAAGCCGTCCTCAGAGCACAGCACGCCAGAGCGACCAAGCGGAGGGCTGCTGCGGAGCAAG AAGAAATCTCCCTCAGTCAACATCATCGAGGTGTAA